In one window of Helianthus annuus cultivar XRQ/B chromosome 17, HanXRQr2.0-SUNRISE, whole genome shotgun sequence DNA:
- the LOC118488843 gene encoding reticulocyte-binding protein 2-like, protein MDNIFTNPFSDMYGFTVSSGGSGNPENDDSTSNNTNTNQIKEKRKEAWESESAFGTFNRPPKLMAIEDYTRWAIKFEEWLMAFAFPSWKSMKSGYAAGKNNGEVLRSNEEIDLFVAEQKCVALLFQSVREDIISLISYTNAKDLWDKLGKKCLGSKEILKNKTKLLKKEFDMFSCFKNESVCKMIERFGHLKLELARHDIKYPDEEIVDKLFDSLPDEMDWRYYALMLKNTIPPEELKPDVVIERLESHELELKKTYKVNHSYQQNPELYYPKSLMPKASSLKTAFSAENISPAPKENQSNSNKESHSGYHSGSTSIPTASTNRSDSKFSCNIAVDLKNAQNFDEESVKQQMVFLASVLESYEGLIAGKIGNTNLTKEDYDQIDPEEMELIDIQWAMASAKGHFKRECRNAYVEESENPFKDDYYKKAIYHQNKSEPPRIKQSEDNKGKSRALAVIYDDEGYDWSKEVLPEDDAVGYAFMASHNEPIQWKDNRTEQQKYEYRKMVAEAKIIRLSGVYEEATRANRWDPDRECYLDEYGNIAVDYKKIDIEAIIQEYKEEDEYWQHKWWGTPTSKMIEEEREKERREKEKIEEPVKIDTGMINTAQEMTAENLREMADKVLAVKALEVDSTPNSESKKQVSQTKSSTVSGNKNNCNADCKSCNKQCNFCTTVTYLNGEKIKNLTNNVRKLESQILDCDKESKESADQIKELKTENLKIKADHDKILLESRNVVEKFEKLKNIVKESDDRNGKTSKENEHLRAVLIIKEETINKQLDEIAKLKLKVQEMVDGIVSVDTETTVDDDDKLSAMGRGNDTNKGHNVPSAIDEVSTKGTEAEKMAECLRKSRIAKALSDTTIVYESHVRRFWDTARFEEKDNKIHAVVKKKDKNNKDIDVEVVIGVEDIRRVLDLQDSDNDPTIMSERLAKGLWCRLGFSSHINGKMFKRSFSKQYRYLMHCLVHSLSHRKGAYDEVSDYIMNIVVSIVLNRKYNISQVIFEFLKENCLAGKDKYIMYPRFIMMILDDKVKDLPKNNDDIMAMAEVNKTAIQRITKGKDDKTKELICALKDEAYVAPENDKWRHDNSDSDNEDNKMSEMIEKKTRWWCIRDGKRKRTPKSTPVVVIKETAKGSSEEPQRKLIDEPVIEPREVVDEGVGLKETLENYFKKHEEAEQTEAQKNSSNEDSEETLSESELVKETVGKGKVQLKKRPLKKRKNSEDEDSPYNPEVSQKNRKKRKATRSSDIPRVVRAKKQNAISQTEKEGKKKQDSAETSPVVEIPKEVLLTEIPIETHDDYVEITGAKSAKQTSDRHDIPESSQRKTDYFNLDFDSLGGATGDFFQDMPESEADLFHDKKMKELEEKVKALEKEKEENEAVQVKLKEMIDELEKRHEDVMDAVLTKDEKLNEMKEDIKDHAELISVLTDEIAVLNAKVKDLQNTNQTLNQLLNEMNEASSNEMNAMKLEMEAMRADKVMKDKQLEMLTAVIEAHLKVNIHEAFDQVDIIKANERRKERERQLAEEANLKNKGIAEEVEVVGGSSSQPEIEMVDAQDVTANDEEMMEAENVAVHEPEFIMVGESVEPIIPENVLRDVQIIQRKKKAKEVLLLEYSTDKFVLVGNAYRVPYSEEESAKLLRFHELKYQGKIARGEVEEESDSDFWEEEDEDDDKDDKADDKSDDDDEPDDDDDDQGTSGLLINDPSVQDKVNDLMNDEVNEQNDDAECEGSSSGNQSGNQVHQLTSTFISLSEHHQGEVDIIRTRAEMLEELGLEDGKFKFDIEDEIPESPIKNFEPQFPLEAEFYDNVTIETDSDSEEERIDFHYEGEDMAFPTFTELFEDMNAELLKRKIEERVASADMPEPVPREISTEERKKWFRSMPKERKPLRALQYFTHDKDLSWGDILSWGYLEDLNVYAIRREQGVQYFRCISDLATLPWWDVDELVVTKNIKQHYYGPEVKQRDQKLWNYIKYQATINYPDWKPQFPKRIVKYTAKGEKDVTLDVKPPKCLKSMPLRAIEQDFYDLFQALLYNPSTAEAVISLYDKDTGEARKICILDPMWLVNCSKKDIDCLFVNKIIYDKKDKVIAQQYQSVVDVCFAKEINSGKNWKTSWRDLEVDEFLKVYKRSLRSKEIQRKAAERGRRNFGFVPPTDQTPIESEENKIPKWDRKRDGDPVYRNWWITEGRHKRRQMLAEREEKRKQKARDRRRNRRLLNMEIICLSVSVYDLLDSAQQS, encoded by the exons ATGGATAACATATTCACAAACCCTTTTAGTGATATGTATGGTTTCACTGTAAGCTCAGGAGGATCAGGAAATCCAGAAAATGATGATTCTACATCAAACAATACCAacacaaatcaaatcaaagagAAAAGGAAGGAAGCATGGGAATCAGAAAGCGCGTTTGGAACTTTTAATCGTCCTCCAAAGTTAATGGCTATTGAAGATTATACAAGATGGGCAataaaatttgaagaatggctgATGGCGTTTGCTTTCCCCAGCTGGAAAAGCATGAAAAGTGGGTATGCTGCGGGTAAAAACAATGGTGAAGTATTGAGAAGTAATGAAGAGATTGATCTATTCGTTGCTGAACAGAAATGTGTAGCACTACTATTTCAATCTGTCAGGGAAGATATTATTTCACTAATCAGCTACACCAACGCCAAAGATTTGTGGGATAAACTGGGAAAGAAATGTCTGGGAAGTAAAGAAATCTTAAAGAACAAAACTAAACTActaaaaaaggagtttgatatGTTCAGTTGTTTCAAAAATGAGTCTGTCTGCAAAATGATCGAACGTTTTGGTCATCTTAAATTGGAACTTGCACGTCATGATATCAAATATCCTGATGAGGAGATAGTTGATAAACTGTTCGATTCTTTACCAGATGAAATGGATTGGAGGTACTAtgctttgatgttgaaaaacaccaTTCCGCCAGAAGAACTAAAACCAGATGTAGTGATTGAACGACTGGAAAGCCATGAGCTAGaattgaagaaaacatacaaagtcaatcattcatatcaacaaAATCCAGAACTATACTATCCCAAAAGTTTGATGCCCAAAGCCTCATCActgaaaactgcattttctgccgAAAACATATCTCCAGCTCCTAAAGAAAATCAAAGCAattcaaacaaagaaagtcacaGTGGATATCATAGTGGGTCTACTTCTATTCCTACTGCCTCGACAAATCGTTCTGATTCAAAGTTCTCATGTAATATTGCTGTTGATCTGAAGAATGCACAAAACTTTGATGAAGAATCTGTAAAGCAACAGATGGTGTTTCTAGCATCTGTGCTAGAATCATATGAGGGGCTGATTGCTGGAAAGATTGGGAATACTAatctgaccaaagaagactatgatcagatagatcccgaagagATGGAGTTAATTGATATCCAATGGGCAATGGCGAGTGCA aaaggccacttcaaacgagAATGCAGAAATGCATATGTTGAAGAATCTGAGAATCCATTCAAGGATGACTACTACAAGAAAGCTATCTATCATCAGAATAAGTCCGAACCGCCAAGAATAAAGCAATCTGAAGACAACAAAGGAAAATCTAGAGCTTTGGcagtgatttacgatgatgaaggatatgattggagtaaggaagtgttACCTGAAGATGATGCTGTTGGTTATGCTTTTATGGCAAGTCATAATGAACCAATTCAATGGAAGGATAATCGTACAGAACAACAAAAGTACGAATatcgaaaaatggttgctgaagcAAAGATCATTCGACTCTCAGGTGTTTATGAGGAAGCAACACGTGCAAaccgatgggatccagatagagagtgTTATTTGGATGAATATGGTAACATTGCTGTCGACTACAAGAAGATAGACATTGAAGCCATTATCCAAgaatacaaagaagaggatgagtactggcaacacaaatggtggggtaCACCAACATCGAAAATGATCGaggaagaaagagagaaagaaagaagagaaaagGAGAAGATAGAAGAACCTGTGAAAATTGACACCGGGATGATCAACACTGCACAGGAGATGACAGCTGAAAACTTGAGAGAAATGGCTGATAAAGTGCTTGCTGtcaaagcacttgaggtagactctactCCTAATTCTGAGTCAAAGAAACAGGTCAGTCAAACTAAGTCATCAACTGTGTCAGGTAACAAAAACAATTgcaatgctgattgcaaaagttGTAACAAACAATGCAACTTTTGTACAACTGTCACATACCTCAAtggggagaaaatcaagaatctgaccAATAATGTTAGAAAACTTGAAAGTCAAATTCTTGATTGTGACAAAGAGTCAAAAGAATCAGCTGATCAAATAAAAGAATTGAAAACTGAAAACCTGAAAATTAAAGCTGATCATGACAAAATTCTTCTTGAAAGCAGAAATGttgttgaaaaatttgaaaaattgaaaaatatcgttAAAGAGAGTGATGATAGAAATGGAAAAACAAGTAAGGAAAACGAGCATTTAAGAGCTGTTTTGATAATAAAAGaggaaacaatcaacaaacaactggatgagataGCAAAATTAAAACTGAAGGTTCAAGAAA TGGTTGATGGAATTGTTAGCGTTGATACAGAAACCACTGTGGATGATGATGATAAactatctgcaatg GGACGAGGAAATGACACTAACAAAGGACACAATGTTCCATCGGCAATTGATGAGGTTTCTACAAAAGGAACAGAAGCAGAAAAAATGGCTGAGTGCTTAAGAAAAAGCAGAATTGCTAAGGCATTGTCTGATACAACAATAGTTTATGAATCTCATGTTAGAAGATTTTGGGACACTGCAAGGTTTGAAGAAAAGGATAATAAAATTCATGCAGTAGTCAAGAAGAAAGATAAAAACAACAAGGATATTGATGTTGAAGTAGTGATTGGAGTAGAGGATATAAGAAGGGTTCTTGATTTACAAGATTCTGACAATGATCCAACGATCATGTCAGAACGTCTTGCTAAAGGGCTATGGTGTAGATTGGGTTTTTCTTCACACATCAATGGAAAAATGTTCAAAAGGAGTTTCTCGAAACAATACAGATACTTAATGCATTGCTTAGTGCATTCCCTATCTCACAGAAAGGGAGCCTATGATGAGGTGTCTGACTACATAATGAACATTGTTGTAAGTATTGTGCTGAACAGGAAATACAACATTTCACaagtgatttttgaatttttaaaagaaaattgcTTAGCCGGGAAAGACAAATACATTATGTACCCAAGATTCATTATGATGATCTTGGATGACAAAGTTAAGGATTTGCCAAAGAATAATGATGATATTATGGCAATGGCTGAAGTGAATAAGACTGCTATTCAAAGAATCACAAAGGGGAAGGATGATAAAACAAAAGAGTTGATCTGTGCATTAAAGGATGAAGCATATGTAGCTCCTGAAAATGATAAATGGAGACATGATAATAGTGATTCAGACAATGAAGACAATAAGATGAGTGAAATGATTGAAAAGAAAACCAGATGGTGGTGTATCAGagatggaaagagaaagagaacACCAAAGTCGACCCCTGTGGTTGTAATTAAAGAAACAGCAAAGG GGTCTTCTGAAGAACCTCAAAGGAAGCTAATTGATGAACCTGTCATAGAACCAAGGGAAGTGGTTGATGAAGGTGTTGGTTTGAAAGAGACTTTGGAAAACTATTTTAAAAAGCATGAAGAGGCTGAACAAACAGAAGCTCAAAAGAACTCCAGTAATGAAGATTCAGAAGAAACTTTATCTGAATCTGAACTGGTCAAAGAGACAGTGGGAAAAGGAAAGGTACAACTGAAGAAAAGAcctttaaagaaaagaaagaattctgaagatgaagattcACCGTACAATCCTGAGGTTTCCCAGAAAAACAGAAAGAAGAGAAAAGCTACTCGCAGCAGTGATATTCCAAGAGTGGTTAGAGCAAAGAAACAAAATGCTATATCACAAACAGAGAAGGAAGGGAAGAAGAAACAGGACTCTGCTGAAACTAGTCCTGTGGTTGAAATACCAAAAGAAGTTCTTTTAACAGAAATCCCAATAGAAACACATGATGATTATGTGGAGATCACCGGAGCCAAATCTGCTAAACAAACATCTGATCGTCATGATATTCCAGAATCATCACAACGAAAGACAGATTATTTCAACTTAGATTTTGATAGTCTTGGTGGTGCTACTGGAGATTTCTTTCAAGATATGCCAGAGAGTGAAGCAGATCTATTTCATGATAAAAAGATGAAAGAATTGGAAGAAAAGGTTAAAGCCTtggaaaaagaaaaggaagaaaacgaAGCTGTGCAAGTAAAGTTGAAAGAAATGATTGATGAGTTGGAGAAACGGCATGAAGATGTAATGGATGCAGTGCTTACAAAAGATGAGAAATTGAATGAAATGAAAGAAGATATAAAAGATCATGCAGAACTTATTAGCGTACTTACTGATGAAATTGCTGTATTGAACGCCAAAGTCAAAGACTTGCAGAATACCAATCAGACTTTGAATCAACTCTTAAATGAGATGAATGAAGCTTCGTCAAATGAAATGAATGCAATGAAGCTAGAGATGGAAGCTATGAGAGCAGATAAGGTGATGAAAGATAAGCAACTGGAAATGCTTACGGCTGTGATTGAAGCACATCTGAAGGTGAACATCCACGAAGCTTTTGATCAAGTTGACATTATCAAGGCAAATGAAAGAaggaaagaaagagaaagacagcTTGCTGAAGAAGCTAACCTGAAAAATAAAGGCATAGCAGAAGAAGTTGAAGTTGTAGGTGGATCATCTTCTCAACCAGAAATTGAAATGGTGGATGCTCAAGATGTTACAGCaaatgatgaagaaatgatgGAAGCAGAAAATGTAGCAGTTCATGAACCAGAGTTTATTATGGTTGGTGAGTCTGTAGAGCCTATTATTCCGGAGAATGTTTTGAGAGACGTTCAAATCatacaaagaaagaaaaaggcTAAAGAAGTATTACTACTGGAGTACTCTACTGACAAGTTTGTGTTAGTCGGAAATGCCTATAGAGTGCCCTATAGTGAAGAAGAATCTGCCAAGCTGTTAAGATTTCATGAATTAAAGTATCAAGGGAAGATAGCCAGAGGAGAAGTGGAAGAAGAATCTGATAGTGATTTTtgggaagaagaagatgaagatgatgataaagatgataaagcaGACGATAaatccgatgatgatgatgagcctgatgatgatgatgatgatcaaggcACATCGGGTTTGCTAATCAATGATCCATCTGTTCAAGATAAAGTAAATGATCTCATGAATGATGAAGTGAATGAACAGAATGATGATGCAGAGTGTGAAGGGTCATCTTCTGGAAACCAATCTGGTAATCAGGTACATCAACTCACATCTACTTTTatttctctttctgaacatcaTCAAGGAGAAGTAGATATTATCAGAACAAGAGCTGAAATGCTTGAGGAGTTGGGGTTAGAAGATGGGAAGTTTAAATTTGATATCGAAGATGAAATCCCAGAGTCTCCGATCAAAAACTTTGAACCACAATTTCCACTTGAAGCAGAATTTTATGATAATGTGACTATAGAGACTGATTCAGATTCGGAAGAAGAAAGAATAGATTTTCACTATGAAGGTGAAGACATGGCATTCCCTACATTCACAGAATTATTTGAAGACATGAATGCAGAATTATTgaaaagaaaaattgaagaaagagTTGCATCTGCTGATATGCCTGAACCAGTTCCAAGAGAGATTTCTACTGAAGAGAGAAAGAAATGGTTCAGATCAATGCCAAAGGAAAGAAAGCCTCTTAGAGCCCTACAGTATTTTACTCATGATAAAGACTTATCTTGGGGTGATATTCTTTCTTGGGGGTATCTGGAAGACTTGAATGTTTATGCAATTCGAAGAGAGCAAGGTGTTCAATACTTCAGGTGCATTTCTGATCTTGCTACCTTACCTTGGTGGGACGTAGATGAATTGGTGGTTACAAAGAATATTAAACAACACTACTACGGTCCTGAAGTAAAACAGAGAGATCAGAAGCTGTGGAATTACATCAAGTATCAAGCAACGATCAATTATCCAGATTGGAAACCACAGTTTCCTAAAAGAATTGTGAAGTATACAGCTAAAGGTGAGAAGGACGTTACTCTTGATGTCAAACCGCCAAAGTGTTTGAAGAGCATGCCTTTAAGGGCTATTGAGCAGGATTTCTATGATTTATTTCAAGCATTGCTCTATAATCCTTCTACTGCTGAAGCTGTGATCTCTTTGTACGATAAAGACACTGGTGAAGCTAGGAAGATTTGTATTCTAGACCCGATGTGGCTGGTAAATTGCTCAAAGAAAGACATAGATTGCTTGTTTGTCAACAAGATAATCTATGACAAGAAAGACAAAGTCATTGCTCAACAGTACCAGAGTGTAGTTGATGTCTGTTTTGCTAAAGAAATCAACTCTGGTAAGAACTGGAAAACTTCATGGAGAGATCTAGAGGTTGATGAGTTTCTGAAGGTGTATAAGAGAAGTTTAAGATCCAAGGAAATTCAGAGAAAAGCTGCTGAAAGAGGAAGACGAAATTTCGGATTTGTACCTCCTACTGATCAGACACCCATAGAGTCTGAAGAGAAcaagatccctaagtgggacaGAAAAAGAGATGGAGATCCAGTGTACAGAAATTGGTGGATAACGGAGGGAAGACATAAGAGAAGACAAATGTTAGCTGAACGAGAAGAAAAGAGAAAACAAAAGGCACGAGATAGAAGACGCAACAGGAG ACTGTTGAACATGGAAATCATATGTCTTTCTGTATCTGTATATGATTTGTTGGATTCCGCACAGCAATCATAG